Part of the Microbacterium immunditiarum genome is shown below.
GCGTCCCCATGCTGCTGCACGGCGACGAGCTGGGCCGTACGCAGCAGGGCAGCAACAACGGCTACGCGCAGGACAACGAACTGACGTGGGTGCACTGGGACGCCGTCGATCAGCCGCTCGTCGAGTTCGTCTCGGCGGTGTCGAGGCTTCGGCGGGAGCATCCGACGTTCCGGCGCAGCCGCTTCTTCGACGGCCGCCCCGTCAAGCGCGAGGAGGGCGCGCCGGTGCCCGACCTCGCGTGGCTGCGACCCGACGGCACGCAGATGCAGCCGGAGGACTGGGACTCCGGATTCGGTCGCGCGGTCGGGGTGTTCCTCAACGGCGGCGGCATCCGCGAGCGCGACAGACGCGGGCAGCCCATCGAGGACGTGCACTTCATGGTGCTCTTCAACGCCGGCGACGAGCCGATCGACTTCCGCATCCCCGCCGTCGAGGCCAGCCCGCAGTGGGACGTCATCGTCGACACCGCCGGCCGGCAGGCGGGCGTCACCACCATCGACCCCGGGTCGGTCGTGCCGCTCGAGTCCCGGTCGGTGCTCGTGCTGCGCGAGCACCTCGAGGAGCAGACCGAGCCCGACCACTCGGTCGCCGCGTCGCTCGCGGCGCTCGGAGACAGCGGCCCCGAGGACCTCCCGGCGAAGGCCCCGCGCATCGAGGCACGGCACGACACGCGCTGACGCGTGCCGACGAGGATCGGGAAGGAGGCACGGATGCGGATCCCGCCCGCGTCGACGTACCGGATGCAGGTGCGGCGGTCGTTCGACCTCGACGCCGCGGCCGGTGTGACCGACTACCTGCGCGACCTCGGCGTCGACTGGGCGTACCTCTCGCCGCTCCTGCGCGCGACGTCCGGCTCGGACCACGGCTATGACGTCGTCGATCCGACCGAGGTCGATCCGCAGCGGGGCGGACCCGCGGCACTCGAGCGGTTCGCGCTCGCCGAGCTGCTCGCGTGCTTCCCGACGTACCGCTCGTACCTCCCGGCGGGGAAGGAGTGGCTCGCGCAGGCGGCGGCCGAGGCATTCGCCCGTCGCCCGGACATCGCCGAGACCATCGCCGTTCTCGTCCCGGTGCTGTCCGACCCGTCGCTCGAGGTGGCACGGCGGTTCCAGCAGACCACCGGTCCCGTCATGGCGAAGGGCGTCGAGGACACGGCCTTCTACCGTGCGACGCGCCTCGGGACGCTCACCGAGGTGGGCGGCGATCCGAGCGTCTTCTCGCTGTCCGTCGACGGATTCCACCGTGCGTTCGAGCGGCGCCAGTCAGCGTGGCCCGGGTCGATGACGGCGCTCTCGACGCACGACACCAAGCGGGGAGAGGACGTGCGCGCGCGGCTCTCCGTGCTGGCCGAGGTCCCTGAGCGCTGGGCAGACGTGCTCGGGCGGCTTCGCGCGGTCGCGACGACGGGTCACGGTCCGTTCGACAGCCTCCTGTGGCAGGCGATCATCGGCGCATGGCCCGCGTCGGCCGAGCGCCTGCACGCGTACGCCGAGAAGGCGGCACGAGAGGCCGGCGAAGCGACCGGCTGGCTCGATCCGGAGCCGGAGTTCGAGAATCGGATGCACCGCCTCGTCGACGCGGCCTTCGGCGACGCGCGGGCGATCGTCGACGAGTTCGTCGCGCAGATCGCGCCGTTCGGCTGGTCGAACTCGCTCGCCGCGAAGACCCTGCAGCTCGCGGGGCCGGGCGTGCCGGACGTGTACCAGGGTTCGGAGCTGTGGGAGACGAGCCTCGTCGACCCCGACAATCGCCGGCCGGTCGACTTCGCCGTGCGGCGCGACCTGCTCGCGCGGATCGACGACGGCTGGCAGCCGCCGGTGGACGACACGGGCGCCGCGAAGCTGCTGGTGACCTCGCGCGCCCTTCGGCTGCGGAGGGACCGGCGCGAGCTGTTCACGCGGTACACGCCCATGACCGTCGTGGGGGAGGCGTCCGCCCATGCGGTGGCGTTCGACCGAGGAGGCGCGCTCGCCGTCGCCACGCGCCTGCCTGTCGGGCTCGGTCGCCGTGGTGGGTGGGGCGACACGGTGCTCCTGCGGCACGCCGGCCCGACGGTCGACGCGTTCACGGGCCGGCGGTTCGAGGGGAGCGAGGTCGCGCTGCGCGACCTCTTCTCGACGTACCCGGTCGCGCTGCTCGTGCTGGAGGAGGACGCATGATCGAGGTGTGGGCCCCGCGCGCGGAGCGCGTACGGCTGCGGCGACCCGGGCGGGACGACGTCGAGCTCGAGCGGGCCGACGTTGCGCGGGACGGATGGTGGATCGCGGATGTCGGGCTGCGGGGCGGGGACGAGTACGGGTTCGTGCTCGGCGACGGCGACGCGCTGCGCCCCGACCCGCGGTCTCGTCGCCAGCCGCGGGGCG
Proteins encoded:
- a CDS encoding alpha-amylase family glycosyl hydrolase → MQVRRSFDLDAAAGVTDYLRDLGVDWAYLSPLLRATSGSDHGYDVVDPTEVDPQRGGPAALERFALAELLACFPTYRSYLPAGKEWLAQAAAEAFARRPDIAETIAVLVPVLSDPSLEVARRFQQTTGPVMAKGVEDTAFYRATRLGTLTEVGGDPSVFSLSVDGFHRAFERRQSAWPGSMTALSTHDTKRGEDVRARLSVLAEVPERWADVLGRLRAVATTGHGPFDSLLWQAIIGAWPASAERLHAYAEKAAREAGEATGWLDPEPEFENRMHRLVDAAFGDARAIVDEFVAQIAPFGWSNSLAAKTLQLAGPGVPDVYQGSELWETSLVDPDNRRPVDFAVRRDLLARIDDGWQPPVDDTGAAKLLVTSRALRLRRDRRELFTRYTPMTVVGEASAHAVAFDRGGALAVATRLPVGLGRRGGWGDTVLLRHAGPTVDAFTGRRFEGSEVALRDLFSTYPVALLVLEEDA